The following are encoded together in the Desulfovibrio sp. Huiquan2017 genome:
- a CDS encoding FtsX-like permease family protein, with product MSKPGRLISLPFSKSVEISYKSLKVRFFRSMITVSSLVLAVSFLSFVLVNLNIAEGILLHGGRDAARALSQAGFDVDLAQGAVAMSAKERWIVILSLLVCAVGIVNAQLMSVTERFSEIGVMKCLGALDSMILRLFLLEAGMQGLAGAFAGALLGCLFSLLAGVVRFGFAALSSLPLPSMLGSLGLATLAGCGLSLLGVLYPAWLAARMDPIKAIRAEH from the coding sequence ATGAGCAAACCGGGACGACTCATCTCGCTGCCATTCTCGAAATCCGTCGAGATCAGTTACAAGAGCCTGAAGGTGCGCTTTTTCCGTTCCATGATCACGGTCTCAAGCCTGGTTCTGGCCGTGTCGTTCCTGAGCTTCGTCCTGGTCAACCTGAACATCGCGGAAGGCATACTCCTGCATGGCGGCCGGGATGCGGCCCGGGCCCTGTCCCAGGCGGGCTTCGACGTGGACCTGGCCCAGGGGGCCGTGGCCATGTCGGCCAAGGAACGCTGGATCGTCATCCTGTCCCTGCTGGTCTGCGCCGTGGGCATCGTCAACGCCCAGCTCATGTCCGTGACCGAACGGTTCTCGGAAATCGGGGTCATGAAGTGCCTGGGTGCGCTGGATTCCATGATCCTGCGCCTCTTCCTGCTGGAGGCGGGCATGCAGGGCCTGGCCGGGGCCTTTGCGGGGGCGCTGCTCGGCTGCCTGTTTTCCCTGTTGGCCGGAGTCGTGCGCTTCGGCTTCGCGGCCCTTTCGAGCCTGCCGCTCCCGTCCATGCTCGGTTCCCTGGGGCTGGCCACCCTGGCGGGCTGCGGCCTGAGCCTGCTGGGCGTGCTCTACCCGGCTTGGCTGGCGGCGCGCATGGACCCCATCAAGGCCATCCGGGCGGAACATTGA
- a CDS encoding ABC transporter ATP-binding protein, with protein MSDGKRTIVRVIGVKKTFTMGKVELQALKGVDLEIFAGEYISIMGPSGSGKSTLFNMIGGLDKPTEGKVFIDEVDISQLDAFELAWLRNRKIGYIFQTFNLIPVMTALENVTLPMTFAGMNADDAQEKGIELLKLVGLGERFQHKPLELSGGQQQRVAVARSLANDPAIVLADEPTGNLDLSTGEEIIELLQMLSQERGVTVISATHDYKMLNVSDRVVWVRDGQVDRVERREELDISIGGIGEKLTGHRTPGA; from the coding sequence ATGAGTGACGGCAAACGCACCATTGTCCGCGTCATCGGCGTAAAAAAGACCTTCACCATGGGCAAGGTGGAGCTTCAGGCCCTCAAGGGCGTGGACCTCGAAATCTTCGCCGGGGAATACATCTCCATCATGGGGCCGTCCGGCTCGGGCAAGTCCACCCTGTTCAACATGATCGGCGGCCTGGACAAACCCACCGAGGGCAAGGTCTTCATCGACGAGGTGGACATCTCCCAACTGGACGCCTTCGAACTGGCCTGGCTCAGGAACCGCAAAATCGGCTACATCTTTCAGACCTTCAATCTCATCCCGGTGATGACCGCTCTGGAGAACGTCACCCTGCCCATGACCTTCGCGGGCATGAACGCGGACGACGCCCAGGAAAAAGGCATCGAGCTGCTCAAGCTGGTGGGGCTGGGCGAACGATTCCAGCACAAGCCGCTGGAACTGTCCGGCGGCCAGCAACAGCGCGTGGCCGTGGCCCGATCCCTGGCCAACGACCCGGCCATCGTCCTGGCCGACGAGCCGACCGGCAACCTGGACCTGTCCACGGGCGAGGAAATCATCGAGCTGTTGCAGATGCTCTCCCAGGAGCGCGGGGTCACGGTCATCTCGGCCACGCACGACTACAAAATGCTCAACGTGTCCGACCGCGTCGTCTGGGTGCGCGACGGCCAGGTGGACCGCGTCGAGCGACGCGAGGAACTGGACATCTCCATCGGCGGAATCGGCGAAAAGCTGACCGGCCACAGGACTCCCGGGGCATAG